In Halarcobacter bivalviorum, a genomic segment contains:
- a CDS encoding AAA family ATPase has translation MKEELLTSEETIEIIIDLLKNNKKNIKTNINKLIKNLSQTDKSLSKKIKDAYINKYENSSFLRSVNENIDRPVSGENLNLIKEEDLNFDNNEFIFQKNVDLLIENTYKEHKQKEKLLEYGLEPTKSILFHGAPGVGKTMTAKIIAKKNNLPLYILDLSTIMNSYLGKTGENIRKVFDFTMQKECVFLIDELDAIAKQRSDESEVGELKRLVTVLLQSIDNWPSTSILIAATNHPELLDRAVWRRFDHVLEFDLPDIKEIELIVSQKLKNISATELVLNTFNKSCIGLSHGLIKKELNKVLKDMIINKKNIDICLLENLSIRNKIIDRNERIIIADFFYKKKLLSQRKLSELLEISRDSIRRFNN, from the coding sequence ATGAAAGAAGAATTGTTGACTAGTGAAGAAACCATAGAAATTATTATTGATTTATTAAAAAATAATAAAAAAAATATAAAGACTAATATTAATAAATTAATTAAAAATCTATCTCAAACTGATAAAAGTTTATCTAAAAAAATTAAAGATGCTTATATTAATAAATATGAAAATAGTTCATTTCTAAGATCTGTTAATGAAAACATAGATAGACCTGTTTCTGGAGAGAATCTAAATTTAATAAAAGAAGAAGATTTAAATTTTGATAATAATGAATTTATTTTTCAAAAAAATGTTGATTTACTAATTGAAAATACATATAAAGAACATAAACAAAAAGAAAAACTTTTAGAGTATGGACTTGAGCCTACAAAATCTATATTGTTTCATGGTGCACCAGGTGTAGGTAAAACAATGACTGCAAAAATAATTGCAAAAAAGAATAATTTGCCATTATATATTTTAGATTTATCAACTATTATGAATAGTTATTTAGGTAAAACAGGTGAAAATATAAGAAAAGTTTTTGATTTTACTATGCAAAAAGAGTGTGTTTTTTTAATTGATGAATTAGATGCCATTGCTAAACAAAGATCTGATGAAAGTGAAGTAGGTGAATTAAAAAGACTTGTAACAGTTTTATTACAATCAATAGATAATTGGCCTTCTACTTCAATTTTAATTGCTGCAACTAACCATCCAGAACTACTGGATAGAGCAGTTTGGAGAAGATTTGATCATGTTCTTGAATTTGATTTACCTGATATAAAAGAAATTGAATTAATTGTAAGCCAGAAACTAAAAAATATTAGTGCAACAGAACTTGTTTTAAATACTTTTAATAAATCTTGTATCGGTTTGTCACATGGCTTGATAAAAAAAGAACTAAACAAAGTCTTAAAAGATATGATAATAAATAAAAAGAATATTGATATATGTCTTTTAGAAAACTTGTCAATAAGAAATAAAATTATTGATAGAAATGAAAGAATTATAATTGCAGATTTTTTTTATAAAAAAAAGTTACTTTCACAAAGAAAATTAAGTGAATTATTAGAAATCTCAAGGGATTCAATAAGACGATTTAATAATTAA
- a CDS encoding toll/interleukin-1 receptor domain-containing protein, which produces MIKAFLSHSSKDKSSYVRLVADKLKNKLSIHYDEYTFEAGNLTLDEIMDSLKKTDLFVFFISDSSLNSEWVKKELLVAEKRLGKGISQFYPVIIDKNITFEDKRIPDWLKQNYNLKYVSKPTISAKRIEQKLRQISLEKHPKLKKKNNLCIGRNKILDEFEERIDDYSKKTPKCIVTSGFPQIGRRTFLKFAMEKTDICKQYYLPYTIYLDINDSIEDFILKINDLGYLDIDSKLHNLLMKSQEYKVQLAVTVLKELQDNNEIVIVLDNGAIINYERKISKWFKDIILSEDLSDKTVICTASKYKVNFSELNSDEFFSIHVDDLSVSERKRLFKRLLEIYEINLSIDDFILISNQFQGFPEQILYTVDFIARTNIENVKDNLHLIREFNDEKASMLIKHYNENEPILSFIRLIAQFEIISLDFLFNIVDSKVFMPILEQLVTENICEYFGYDGQFIRLNDSIRDYIIRNKLEVKEEFKEKVKEHVIDFIKSDNKYEFDSSDFLFSIKEAILNEEIIDETLLFPSHFLRTMKDLYHNRNYTRVIELADKVLEKEDFIDYYLVNDIKYYLCLALAKSREKRVLSEVQRLNGDQHNFILGYYYRIIGKYDLAIERLNRIVNSKYIQARAKREMVHIYIQTEGYSNALTYAKENYLENKNNIYHILLYFTCIIYSDKNQNNKSIAYQLATELEEKSEEIQTDMGRRAQALCVAIYEKNHEKSILLINEAIYAFKDSHYPLLTKFDIATFFNDIKSMKEAIFSLEEFNLNGTISLRTYIKQKAYLLASEGDLSSAIALVNKELKSYPDESKDFILQKLNKLSNK; this is translated from the coding sequence ATGATAAAAGCATTTCTTTCTCATTCTAGCAAGGATAAGAGTTCTTATGTTAGGTTGGTAGCAGACAAGTTAAAGAATAAGTTAAGTATTCACTATGATGAATATACATTTGAAGCGGGAAACCTTACATTAGACGAAATTATGGATAGTCTAAAAAAAACTGATTTATTTGTTTTTTTTATATCAGATTCATCTTTAAATTCTGAATGGGTAAAAAAAGAACTATTAGTTGCAGAGAAAAGATTAGGAAAAGGGATTAGCCAGTTTTATCCTGTAATTATAGATAAAAATATTACATTTGAAGATAAAAGAATTCCCGATTGGCTAAAACAAAATTATAATTTAAAATATGTTTCAAAACCAACTATTTCAGCAAAAAGAATAGAACAAAAGCTAAGGCAAATTTCATTAGAAAAACATCCTAAATTAAAAAAGAAAAATAATTTATGTATTGGTAGAAACAAGATTCTTGATGAGTTTGAAGAAAGAATAGATGACTATTCTAAAAAAACTCCTAAGTGTATAGTTACCTCAGGCTTTCCTCAGATAGGTAGAAGAACTTTTTTGAAATTTGCAATGGAGAAAACTGATATTTGTAAACAATATTATTTACCTTATACTATTTATTTAGATATAAATGATAGTATTGAAGATTTTATTTTAAAAATTAATGATTTAGGTTATTTAGATATTGATTCAAAACTTCATAATTTACTTATGAAGAGCCAAGAATATAAAGTTCAATTGGCAGTAACAGTTTTAAAAGAATTACAAGATAACAATGAAATAGTTATTGTTCTTGATAATGGTGCAATTATAAATTATGAAAGGAAAATATCAAAATGGTTTAAAGATATTATCCTTTCTGAAGATCTTTCAGATAAGACTGTTATATGTACTGCATCAAAATATAAAGTTAATTTCTCTGAATTAAATAGTGATGAATTTTTTTCTATACATGTTGATGATTTATCTGTATCTGAGAGAAAAAGATTATTTAAACGCTTATTAGAAATATATGAAATAAATTTAAGTATAGATGACTTTATTTTAATAAGTAATCAATTTCAGGGTTTTCCAGAACAAATATTATATACTGTAGATTTTATTGCTAGAACAAATATTGAAAATGTAAAAGATAATCTTCATTTAATTAGAGAATTTAATGATGAAAAAGCATCAATGCTAATTAAACATTATAATGAGAATGAGCCTATATTGTCTTTTATTAGATTAATAGCACAATTTGAAATTATTAGCTTAGATTTCTTATTTAATATTGTTGATTCTAAAGTATTTATGCCTATTTTAGAACAATTAGTAACAGAAAATATTTGTGAATATTTTGGATATGATGGCCAGTTTATAAGGTTAAATGATTCTATCAGAGATTATATTATAAGAAATAAATTAGAAGTTAAAGAAGAGTTTAAAGAGAAAGTTAAAGAACATGTAATTGATTTTATTAAATCAGATAATAAGTATGAATTTGATTCTTCAGATTTCTTGTTTTCAATAAAAGAAGCAATATTAAATGAAGAAATAATTGATGAAACTTTACTTTTCCCTTCACATTTTTTAAGAACAATGAAAGATTTGTATCATAATAGAAATTATACACGGGTAATTGAATTAGCTGATAAAGTCCTTGAAAAAGAAGATTTTATTGATTATTATTTGGTAAATGATATAAAATACTATTTATGTCTTGCTTTAGCTAAGAGTAGAGAAAAAAGGGTACTTTCAGAAGTACAAAGATTAAATGGAGATCAACATAATTTTATTTTAGGATATTATTATAGAATAATAGGAAAATATGATTTGGCTATTGAGAGATTAAATAGAATAGTTAATTCAAAATATATACAAGCAAGAGCAAAAAGAGAAATGGTTCATATCTATATTCAAACAGAAGGGTATTCTAATGCATTAACATATGCAAAAGAAAATTATCTTGAAAATAAAAATAATATATATCATATATTACTTTACTTCACATGTATAATTTATAGCGATAAAAACCAAAATAATAAAAGTATAGCTTACCAATTAGCTACAGAACTAGAAGAGAAAAGTGAAGAAATACAAACAGATATGGGTAGAAGAGCACAAGCTTTATGTGTTGCTATTTATGAAAAAAATCATGAAAAATCAATACTTTTGATTAATGAAGCTATTTATGCATTTAAAGACAGTCATTATCCTTTATTAACAAAGTTCGATATTGCTACTTTTTTCAATGATATTAAATCAATGAAAGAAGCTATTTTTTCTTTAGAAGAATTTAATTTAAATGGAACAATTTCATTAAGAACGTATATTAAACAAAAAGCTTACTTGCTTGCTAGTGAAGGAGATTTATCATCAGCAATAGCTTTAGTAAATAAAGAGTTAAAATCATATCCAGATGAATCTAAAGATTTTATTTTACAAAAATTAAATAAATTATCAAATAAATAA
- a CDS encoding GGDEF domain-containing protein: protein MNKSTKEIMKITLDTVKEKELPLLAGCDNIFQTNLQYFVENLSEIIMPSIDFNNDDKINSFIEMISKNPVDLLKKDSIDQLITITKNRVNADRQVLKNKTDDIIKLSTLMEKYFDKTILESSNASEKIENIKNELQELNISNSSQRELGQLQSKLIDTIYSIENSMQDNRIILGESKQKFNSLNEKIDNLQKELAIVKKEKSIDFLTSLLNRRAYEEEVKKIEKKHEIFNSKYAIVFYDIDHFKQINDTYGHSFGDTVLKTFGSILKSLTRKEDTVARYGGEEFIALINYEEEKELYKYIKRVKTLIDSTKFKYRDISINIEFSAGVSFRYKYESYLETKKKADTLLYQAKKEGRDRVIFDNNYII, encoded by the coding sequence GTGAATAAAAGTACTAAAGAGATTATGAAAATTACATTGGATACAGTAAAAGAGAAAGAGCTACCATTATTAGCTGGATGTGATAATATTTTTCAAACAAATTTACAATATTTTGTTGAAAATTTATCAGAAATAATTATGCCTTCAATTGATTTTAATAATGATGATAAAATAAATAGTTTTATTGAAATGATTTCAAAAAATCCAGTTGATTTATTAAAAAAAGATTCAATTGATCAGTTAATAACTATTACAAAAAATAGAGTAAATGCTGATAGACAAGTTCTTAAAAATAAAACAGATGATATTATTAAACTTAGTACTTTAATGGAAAAATATTTTGATAAAACTATTTTAGAGAGTTCTAATGCTAGTGAAAAAATAGAAAATATTAAAAATGAACTTCAAGAATTAAATATTTCAAACTCTTCACAAAGAGAACTGGGACAACTTCAATCTAAACTTATTGATACTATTTATAGTATAGAAAACTCAATGCAAGATAATAGAATTATCCTAGGGGAAAGTAAACAAAAGTTCAATAGTTTAAATGAAAAGATAGATAACCTTCAAAAAGAGCTTGCCATTGTAAAAAAAGAGAAATCTATAGATTTTCTAACTTCTTTATTAAATAGAAGAGCTTATGAAGAAGAAGTTAAAAAAATAGAAAAAAAACATGAAATATTCAACTCAAAATATGCCATAGTTTTTTATGATATAGACCATTTCAAACAAATAAACGATACCTATGGACACTCATTTGGAGATACTGTTTTAAAAACTTTTGGAAGCATTTTAAAAAGCTTAACAAGAAAAGAAGATACAGTAGCTAGATATGGTGGAGAAGAGTTTATTGCTTTAATTAATTATGAAGAAGAAAAAGAGCTTTATAAATATATTAAAAGAGTGAAAACTCTTATTGATTCTACAAAATTTAAATATAGAGATATAAGTATTAATATTGAGTTTAGTGCGGGAGTTAGCTTTAGATATAAATATGAAAGCTATCTTGAAACTAAGAAAAAAGCAGATACTTTACTTTATCAAGCAAAAAAAGAAGGAAGAGATAGAGTTATTTTTGATAATAACTATATTATTTAA
- a CDS encoding FeoA family protein yields the protein MTKTMQSDIKSLALLKNGQKAKIKKLHTKGKLLHKLLDMGFINNVEVEIIREAPLFDPMQLKLHNYHLSIRRSEAKLIEIEEVV from the coding sequence ATGACTAAAACTATGCAAAGTGATATTAAAAGTTTAGCTCTTTTAAAAAATGGACAGAAAGCAAAAATAAAAAAACTTCATACTAAAGGAAAGCTTTTACACAAACTTCTTGATATGGGTTTTATAAATAATGTTGAAGTTGAAATAATCAGAGAAGCACCACTTTTTGACCCTATGCAACTAAAACTTCATAATTATCATCTAAGTATAAGAAGAAGTGAAGCAAAACTTATTGAGATAGAGGAAGTAGTTTAA
- the feoB gene encoding ferrous iron transport protein B produces MKKIKVALAGQPNCGKSTIFNLVSGIEQHIANYPGVTVDKKTGYFTYDKHRIEMVDLPGTYSFSSYSLEERVAKDFILDENPDVIVNVIDASNIKRNLYLTFQLLEIGKPVVVILNMMDVATRRGIKINSKKISEMLNCPVVEASGAKGLGAEDIMKCIVETSKNENNYNEFKINYDEFEHHIKNVESKISKTNALQNRRWLAIKALENDKTIVDRLKEDVIDIEELIKKEENSFHNNYDKDPASFLASYRYEAADIIFHKTIQETNKGKETLTDKADKIILNRYLAIPILIFFMFMVYQISIVWGYKLTDYTWPILASFKNFVIDILPEANFTDVPMITDFGIWMVNSANALMNYLPIFFILFALIAIMEDVGYMPRMAFILDRVFRRFGLHGQSTLPLVLGGAMVGGCAVPGVMSTKGIADERARMATIFSVPYMNCLAKVPFYTLLLGAFFKPDMAIMMFFISTITLFIAMIVAKFITSTILKTRETAPFLMELPPYHLPTFKGVIIRASQRVWIYIKKVVTIVLAVAIILFAMLQFPGLKEESKIEFENKSILALNNFDKKVKDSIYYEEINTKEEVIALLNYYDNYRAKRMTISSNEAAKALDGKFLIKNEPFFKYIKPKRDKEAKKINKALRDLSSKRKAILREMKNEKVENSLLGMTGRAIEPFSQFAGFDWKINVAFLSSFAARESAVATLGSLYENNKADNMRAEEAMALNSGYTPLHATAIIIFMILTPPCIATMIVVKMQTNSYKWMLFAIFFPIFLGITLASLIFTLGNTFDWSGFEAMSYFYISVVLTTIIIALFPQKNQNWNGGLKIKNKG; encoded by the coding sequence ATGAAAAAAATCAAAGTAGCTCTTGCTGGTCAACCCAATTGTGGAAAATCAACTATCTTTAACTTAGTAAGTGGAATAGAACAACATATAGCAAATTATCCAGGAGTAACTGTAGATAAAAAGACTGGATATTTTACTTATGATAAACACCGAATTGAGATGGTTGATTTACCAGGTACTTACTCTTTTAGCTCTTACTCTTTAGAAGAGAGAGTTGCAAAAGATTTTATTTTAGATGAAAATCCTGATGTAATAGTGAATGTTATTGATGCTTCAAATATTAAAAGAAATTTGTATTTAACTTTCCAACTACTTGAGATTGGTAAACCTGTAGTAGTTATTTTAAATATGATGGATGTTGCTACAAGAAGAGGCATAAAAATCAACTCAAAGAAAATATCTGAGATGCTAAATTGCCCTGTTGTAGAAGCAAGTGGAGCAAAGGGTCTTGGTGCTGAAGATATTATGAAATGTATTGTAGAGACTTCTAAAAATGAAAACAACTATAATGAATTTAAAATAAATTATGATGAGTTTGAACACCATATAAAGAATGTTGAATCTAAAATTTCTAAAACTAATGCACTTCAAAATAGAAGATGGTTAGCTATCAAAGCTTTAGAAAATGATAAAACTATTGTAGATAGATTAAAAGAAGATGTTATAGATATTGAAGAGCTTATTAAAAAAGAAGAAAACTCTTTTCATAATAATTATGATAAAGATCCAGCCTCTTTTCTAGCTTCTTATAGATATGAAGCAGCCGATATTATTTTTCATAAAACAATACAAGAGACAAATAAAGGTAAAGAGACCCTTACAGATAAAGCTGATAAAATCATATTAAATAGATACCTTGCTATTCCTATTCTAATCTTTTTTATGTTTATGGTTTATCAAATTTCTATTGTATGGGGATATAAACTTACAGATTATACTTGGCCTATTTTAGCTTCATTTAAAAACTTTGTAATTGATATTTTACCTGAGGCTAATTTTACTGATGTTCCTATGATTACAGATTTTGGTATTTGGATGGTAAATAGTGCAAATGCTCTTATGAACTATCTTCCTATCTTTTTTATACTTTTTGCACTTATTGCAATTATGGAAGATGTAGGATATATGCCTAGAATGGCTTTTATTTTAGATAGAGTTTTTAGAAGATTTGGGCTTCATGGGCAATCTACTCTTCCTTTAGTTTTAGGTGGAGCTATGGTTGGAGGTTGTGCTGTGCCAGGGGTAATGTCCACAAAAGGGATTGCTGATGAAAGAGCAAGAATGGCTACAATATTCTCTGTTCCATATATGAATTGCCTTGCAAAAGTACCATTTTATACCCTTCTTTTAGGAGCCTTTTTTAAACCTGATATGGCAATAATGATGTTTTTTATCTCTACTATTACACTATTTATTGCAATGATTGTTGCAAAATTTATTACTAGTACGATTTTAAAAACAAGAGAGACTGCTCCTTTTTTAATGGAATTACCTCCTTATCATCTACCTACTTTTAAAGGTGTGATAATTAGAGCTAGTCAAAGAGTATGGATATATATTAAAAAAGTTGTGACTATTGTTCTTGCTGTAGCTATTATACTTTTTGCCATGCTTCAATTTCCAGGCTTAAAAGAGGAATCAAAAATTGAGTTTGAAAATAAATCTATCCTTGCTCTAAATAATTTTGATAAGAAAGTTAAAGATTCTATCTATTATGAAGAGATTAATACAAAAGAAGAAGTAATAGCCTTATTAAACTATTATGATAACTATAGAGCAAAAAGAATGACAATCTCTTCAAATGAAGCTGCAAAAGCTCTTGATGGAAAATTCTTAATAAAAAATGAACCTTTCTTTAAATATATAAAACCAAAAAGGGATAAAGAAGCAAAAAAAATAAATAAAGCACTTAGAGATCTCTCTTCAAAAAGAAAAGCTATTTTAAGAGAGATGAAAAATGAAAAAGTAGAGAACTCTTTACTTGGTATGACAGGTCGTGCCATTGAACCATTTTCTCAATTTGCTGGATTTGACTGGAAGATAAATGTTGCCTTTTTAAGCTCTTTCGCAGCAAGAGAGAGTGCAGTAGCAACTCTTGGTTCTTTATATGAAAACAATAAAGCAGATAATATGAGAGCAGAAGAAGCTATGGCTTTAAATAGTGGATATACTCCTCTTCATGCTACTGCAATTATAATTTTCATGATTTTAACTCCACCTTGTATTGCAACTATGATTGTTGTAAAAATGCAAACTAATAGTTACAAGTGGATGTTATTTGCTATTTTCTTTCCAATCTTTTTAGGAATAACTCTTGCTTCACTAATATTTACTTTAGGGAATACTTTTGATTGGAGTGGTTTTGAGGCAATGAGTTATTTTTATATAAGTGTAGTCTTAACTACAATAATAATTGCCCTATTCCCACAAAAAAATCAAAATTGGAATGGTGGCTTAAAAATTAAAAACAAAGGATAA
- a CDS encoding aldo/keto reductase, whose protein sequence is MKYRYIGRSGLRVTPICLGTMTFGSTTTKEEAFKIMDKAYDRGINFLDTAELYPVPPKADTAGITEEIVGEWLKTKPRESVILATKVAGAASGWFVPPIRHGLTSIDSFHIKRAVEKSLKKLQTDYIDLYQMHWPDTVVPVEESMKAFDELVREGKVRYLGTSNDSAYGLTKANEVSKYNNLARFESIQNNFSLLNPRFHDELANVCRRENISLLPYSPIGGGVLSGKYNGGFYPEDSRFGIYMKNKSTRVQAMANRFVNDKTLEATKRYMYLADEYGISPVTLAVAYSMHFDFIASTIIGARVLSQLDDSFAAFDFKIDNELMGKIEEIQKDILYPMG, encoded by the coding sequence ATGAAATATAGATATATAGGAAGAAGTGGTTTAAGAGTTACTCCAATTTGTTTAGGAACAATGACATTTGGTTCTACTACAACAAAAGAAGAAGCTTTTAAAATAATGGATAAAGCATATGATAGAGGAATAAATTTTTTAGATACTGCTGAACTTTATCCCGTACCTCCAAAAGCAGATACAGCAGGAATTACAGAAGAGATAGTAGGGGAGTGGTTAAAAACAAAACCTAGAGAATCAGTTATTTTAGCTACAAAAGTAGCTGGAGCTGCTTCTGGATGGTTTGTACCTCCAATTAGACATGGCTTAACTTCTATTGATTCATTTCATATTAAAAGAGCAGTTGAAAAGAGTCTAAAAAAACTTCAAACAGATTATATTGACCTTTACCAAATGCACTGGCCTGATACAGTTGTACCAGTTGAAGAGAGTATGAAAGCTTTTGATGAGCTAGTACGTGAAGGAAAAGTAAGATATTTAGGAACTTCAAATGATAGTGCCTATGGTCTAACAAAAGCAAATGAAGTTTCAAAATATAATAATTTAGCTAGATTTGAGTCTATTCAAAATAACTTTTCTCTTTTAAATCCAAGATTTCATGATGAGTTAGCAAATGTATGCCGTAGAGAAAATATTTCACTACTTCCATACTCTCCAATAGGTGGAGGAGTTTTAAGTGGTAAATATAATGGTGGTTTTTATCCAGAAGATTCAAGATTTGGTATTTATATGAAAAACAAAAGTACAAGAGTACAAGCTATGGCAAATAGATTTGTAAATGATAAAACTTTAGAAGCTACAAAAAGATATATGTATCTTGCAGATGAGTATGGAATATCTCCTGTAACACTTGCAGTGGCTTATTCTATGCATTTTGATTTTATTGCTTCAACTATTATTGGAGCAAGAGTTTTATCTCAACTTGATGACTCTTTTGCTGCATTTGATTTCAAAATTGATAATGAATTAATGGGAAAAATAGAAGAGATTCAAAAAGATATCTTATATCCAATGGGTTAA
- a CDS encoding SLAC1 anion channel family protein, with protein MKQSETIKHIPSNRLQFFPIMMFAVVMGFSGLSLVFSKMEEILSFSYFISLVFTIVSTLLFFIIFFLYGKKFFKYKEEVKKELAHPIRVNFFAAFSISMLLLSLLYRNLWQELSFGFFIFGAVVHIFFTFYTIKYWINNNLEVQHSNPAWFIPIVGNIIVPIAGKGFIDDSILYFYFSIGIFFWIILFAIILNRIIFHNQFAAKFMPTLFILIAPPAIGFISYIKLTSSLDFFAHILYSLALFFTILVFVMYKNYINIKFFISWWAFTFPMAAVTLATLLMYDLTSNSFYAVLSYILAFITTFVVFLVAKETIKHMFKKEICIME; from the coding sequence ATGAAGCAATCTGAAACTATCAAACATATTCCTTCAAATAGACTTCAATTTTTTCCAATTATGATGTTTGCAGTTGTAATGGGATTTTCTGGACTTTCATTAGTTTTTTCAAAAATGGAAGAGATTTTATCTTTCTCTTATTTTATTTCTTTGGTTTTTACTATAGTTTCAACTCTACTTTTTTTTATAATTTTTTTTCTTTATGGAAAGAAGTTTTTTAAATATAAAGAGGAAGTAAAAAAAGAATTAGCTCATCCTATAAGAGTAAATTTTTTTGCTGCTTTTTCTATTTCTATGCTTTTATTGTCACTTTTATATAGAAATTTATGGCAAGAGTTATCTTTTGGCTTTTTTATTTTTGGAGCAGTAGTTCATATTTTCTTTACTTTTTATACTATTAAATATTGGATAAATAATAATCTTGAAGTACAACATTCAAATCCTGCTTGGTTTATCCCAATAGTTGGAAATATCATTGTTCCAATTGCTGGAAAAGGTTTTATTGATGATTCTATTTTATATTTTTATTTCTCAATAGGAATTTTCTTTTGGATAATTTTATTTGCTATTATTTTAAATAGAATTATCTTTCATAATCAATTTGCTGCAAAATTTATGCCAACACTATTTATTCTTATTGCTCCTCCTGCAATAGGGTTTATTTCATATATAAAACTTACTTCTTCTTTAGATTTTTTTGCACATATTCTTTATAGTTTGGCTCTATTTTTTACTATCTTAGTATTTGTGATGTACAAAAACTATATAAATATTAAATTCTTTATCTCATGGTGGGCTTTTACTTTCCCTATGGCAGCAGTTACTTTAGCGACTTTGTTGATGTATGATTTAACTTCTAATAGTTTTTATGCTGTTTTATCTTATATTTTAGCTTTTATTACAACTTTTGTGGTATTTTTAGTTGCAAAAGAGACTATTAAACATATGTTTAAAAAAGAGATATGTATAATGGAGTAA
- a CDS encoding malate dehydrogenase, producing MAKKPLIDLNSMNIEYEQDNKTIKLKTFNKKSMTVDISIWENGQFIESTTIVFAHLPKSVKSKIKPL from the coding sequence ATGGCTAAAAAACCACTTATTGATTTAAACTCAATGAATATTGAATATGAGCAGGATAATAAAACAATAAAGTTAAAAACTTTCAATAAGAAGAGTATGACCGTTGATATATCAATCTGGGAAAACGGTCAATTTATAGAAAGCACTACCATTGTTTTTGCTCACTTACCAAAAAGTGTTAAATCAAAAATCAAACCATTATAA
- a CDS encoding histidine phosphatase family protein, producing MAIITFLRHAPLALKNQKCYNGHIDLEIDTSLVDYKKIESLQKQKYDLVYSSDLKRCTQTLDLLKLFYIKDERLREIKFKDEFEGKSFDEISKMPIYDERYLSSFEVWHEFIALESIEKYKQRVKNFLATLPKNKDILVCSHGGTIKLIHSLLTNIKYEESSYSISYLESLEIKI from the coding sequence ATGGCTATTATAACTTTCCTAAGACATGCACCATTAGCTTTAAAAAATCAAAAGTGTTACAATGGACATATTGATTTAGAAATTGATACTTCACTTGTAGACTATAAAAAAATAGAAAGTTTACAAAAACAAAAATATGATTTAGTCTACTCTTCTGATTTAAAAAGATGTACACAAACTCTAGATTTACTAAAACTTTTTTATATAAAAGATGAAAGATTAAGGGAAATAAAGTTTAAAGATGAGTTTGAAGGGAAATCCTTTGATGAGATTTCAAAGATGCCCATCTATGATGAAAGATACTTATCTTCTTTTGAAGTTTGGCATGAGTTTATTGCTTTAGAATCAATTGAAAAGTACAAACAAAGAGTAAAAAACTTTTTAGCTACTCTTCCTAAAAATAAGGATATTTTAGTTTGTTCCCATGGAGGAACAATTAAGCTAATTCACTCTCTTTTAACAAATATAAAATATGAAGAGAGTAGTTATTCAATCTCATATTTGGAAAGCCTAGAGATTAAAATATAA